In Oryza brachyantha chromosome 1, ObraRS2, whole genome shotgun sequence, the following are encoded in one genomic region:
- the LOC102718599 gene encoding UDP-glucuronate:xylan alpha-glucuronosyltransferase 1-like, whose protein sequence is MGSLETTNTRYRPAGAADDTAKRRTQKSKSFKEVEKFDVFVLEKSSGCKFRSLQLLLFAIMSAAFLTLLYTPSVYDHQMQSSSRFVNVGWIWEKTIPDPRYVSSVGFQWEDIYKTVENINGGDQKLKVGLLNFNSTEIGSWTQLLPESDFSIIRLEHAKESITWQTLYPEWIDEEEETEIPSCPSLPDPNFPRGTQFDVVAVKLPCTRAGGWSRDVARLHLQLSAAKVAVTASRGNRGIHVLFVTDCFPIPNLFSCKNLVKHEGNAWMYKPDLKALREKLRLPVGSCELAVPLKAKARLYSVDRRREAYATILHSASEYVCGAITAAQSIRQAGSTRDFVILVDDTISDHHRKGLEAAGWKVRIIQRIRNPKAERDAYNEWNYSKFRLWQLTDYDKIIFIDADLLILRNVDFLFAMPEITATGNNATLFNSGVMVIEPSNCTFQLLMEHINEITSYNGGDQGYLNEIFTWWHRIPKHMNFLKHFWEGDEEEVKVKKTRLFGADPPILYVLHYLGLKPWLCFRDYDCNWNVEILREFASDVAHARWWKVHDKMPKKLQHYCLLRSRQKAGLEWDRRQAEKANFTDGHWRRNITDPRLKTCFEKFCFWESMLWHWGEAKNSTNENPVPATPTASLSSS, encoded by the exons ATGGGTTCCTTGGAGACGACGAACACGCGgtaccggccggccggagcaGC TGATGACACGGCTAAGAGAAGGACGCAGAAAAGCAAAAGTTTCAAAGAGGTTGAAAAATTTGATGTATTCGTCCTCGAAAAAAGCTCTGGTTGCAAGTTCCGGTCCTTGCAACTTCTGCTCTTCGCCATCATGTCTGCTGCATTTCTGACACTATTGTACACTCCATCAGTGTATGACCATCAGATGCAGTCTAGTTCTCG GTTTGTCAATGTTGGGTGGATATGGGAGAAGACCATCCCTGATCCACGATATGTATCTTCAGTTGGTTTTCAGTGGgaggatatatataaaactgttgaaaatataaatggcGGTGACCAAAAGCTCAAAGTTGGactcttaaattttaatagcACTGAAATTGGCTCATGGACACAATTGCTCCCAGAAAGTGACTTTTCGATAATCAGGCTAGAGCATGCTAAGGAAAGCATAACATGGCAGACTCTTTATCCTGAATGGATtgatgaggaggaagaaacAGAGATACCATCGTGTCCATCACTTCCAGATCCTAATTTTCCAAGAGGGACACAATTTGATGTTGTTGCCGTGAAACTTCCCTGTACCCGAGCAGGTGGGTGGTCAAGAGATGTTGCACGCCTGCATTTGCAACTATCTGCAGCAAAAGTGGCAGTGACTGCTTCAAGAGGCAATCGTGGTATCCATGTTCTGTTTGTGACTGATTGCTTCCCTATTCCAAATCTCTTCTCTTGTAAGAACCTTGTGAAACACGAAGGCAACGCGTGGATGTACAAGCCTGACTTGAAGGCACTTAGGGAGAAGCTCAGACTTCCAGTTGGATCCTGTGAACTTGCTGTTCCACTAAAAGCAAAAG CACGACTTTACTCGGTAGACAGACGGAGAGAAGCATATGCTACAATTCTGCATTCAGCAAGTGAATACGTCTGTGGTGCAATCACAGCTGCCCAAAGCATTCGCCAAGCAGGATCAACTAGGGACTTTGTTATTCTTGTTGATGATACCATAAGTGATCACCACCGAAAGGGCTTGGAAGCTGCTGGGTGGAAGGTCAGAATAATACAAAGGATCAGGAATCCGAAAGCTGAGCGTGATGCATATAATGAATGGAACTACAGCAAATTCCGTCTATGGCAGCTCACAGATTatgacaaaattatatttattgatgcTGATCTCCTCATTCTGAGAAATGTAGATTTTCTGTTTGCAATGCCAGAAATCACCGCTACTGGCAACAATGCAACACTGTTCAACTCTGGAGTAATGGTTATTGAGCCTTCAAACTGCACATTCCAGTTGTTGATGGAGCACATCAATGAGATAACATCTTACAATGGCGGTGATCAAGGGTACCTGAATGAGATATTCACATGGTGGCATCGAATTCCGAAGCACATGAACTTCTTAAAACATTTCTGGGAGGGGGATGAAGAGGAAGTGAAGGTGAAGAAGACAAGGCTGTTTGGTGCTGACCCACCAATCCTCTATGTCCTTCACTATCTGGGTCTCAAACCCTGGCTGTGCTTCCGGGATTACGACTGTAACTGGAATGTGGAGATACTGCGTGAGTTTGCCAGTGATGTTGCGCATGCCCGTTGGTGGAAGGTACATGACAAGATGCCAAAGAAACTTCAGCACTATTGTCTTTTGAGATCAAGGCAAAAGGCTGGGTTGGAGTGGGATCGGAGGCAGGCCGAGAAAGCAAATTTCACTGATGGACATTGGAGGCGGAACATAACTGATCCTAGGTTGAAAACTTGCTTTGAGAAGTTCTGCTTCTGGGAGAGCATGTTATGGCACTGGGGTGAGGCCAAGAACTCAACGAACGAAAACCCGGTGCCAGCGACACCTACTGCGAGCCTCTCAAGCTCATGA
- the LOC102718881 gene encoding probable pectinesterase/pectinesterase inhibitor 51 — MSPPAPAPLRLVPFLIFLLLIHLPSSLSSRHHHHPPSPSKPTPSSYAAPLAVLLACNATRFQPVCVSTLSNASADASNSDLLAATLAALKARIPPAVSTARSVLAGSSNVNLSNAATNCLTFLSLSAHRLSPPPSPSSLLSASTALLHLYDCWSAYKYVNFSRTISDAMAYLDDTIAVNSNYISMLAALQRYGDDTSRWAPPQTERDGYWPPAAVGSADEDAFGVPKGLPPNVTVCGAGCHYKTVGEAVAAAADYGDGWFVVHVKEGVYKETVNVPWEKTNVVVVGDGMGRTVITGDLNADTSGVSTFNTATVGVLADGFMARDLTISNTAGPDAHQAVAFRSSGDRTVLDTVELLGHQDTLYAHAMRQFYTRCRVSGTVDFVFGNSATVLHDTALTVVPRQLHPEKGENDAVTAQGRTDPAQPTGIVLRGCLVNGSDDYMAMYRQNPGVHHVYLGRPWKEYSRTVYVGCTLSEIVQPRGWMAWNGDFALKTLYYGEYESAGPGGAGAGGSRIGWSSQVPKDHVGVYSVASFIQGDKWIPKVQ; from the exons atgtcgccgccggcgccggcgccgcttcGTCTCGTTCCGTTCCTCATCTTTCTCCTCCTGATCCATCTCccatcctccctctcctcgcgccaccaccaccacccgccgtcgccgtcgaagcCCACGCCGTCCTCCTacgccgcgccgctcgccgtcctcctcgcctGCAACGCCACGCGGTTCCAGCCGGTCTGCGTCTCCACGCTCTCCAACGCCTCCGCCGACGCGTCCAACTccgacctcctcgccgccacgctcGCGGCGCTCAAAGCCCGCATCCCGCCCGCCGTCTCCACGGCGCGGTCCGTCCTCGCCGGCTCCTCCAACGTCAACCTCTCCAACGCCGCCACCAACTGCCTCAcgttcctctccctctccgcccaccgcctctcgccgccgccctcgccgtcgtcgctcctctccgcctccaccgcgcTCCTCCACCTCTACGACTGCTGGTCCGCCTACAAGTACGTCAACTTCTCCCGGACCATCTCCGACGCCATGGCCTACCTCGACGACACCATCGCCGTCAATAGCAACTACATCTCCATGCTCGCCGCCCTGCAGCGCTACGGCGACGACACCTCCCGGTGGGCCCCGCCGCAGACGGAGCGCGATGGCTACTGGCCCCCCGCGGCGGTGGGGTCCGCGGACGAGGACGCGTTCGGCGTGCCCAAGGGGCTCCCACCCAACGTGACGGTCTGCGGCGCCGGGTGCCACTACAAGACggtgggggaggcggtggcggcggcggcggactacGGGGACGGCTGGTTCGTGGTGCACGTGAAGGAGGGGGTGTACAAGGAGACGGTGAACGTGCCGTGGGAGAAGACGAACGTGGtggtcgtcggcgacggcatGGGGCGGACGGTCATCACCGGCGACCTCAACGCCGACACGTCCGGCGTCTCCACCTTCAATACTGCGACCGTAG GCGTTCTGGCTGACGGCTTCATGGCGCGCGACCTGACGATCTCCAACACGGCGGGGCCCGACGCGCACCAGGCGGTGGCGTTCCGGTCGTCGGGCGACCGCACGGTGCTGGACACCGTGGAGCTCCTGGGCCACCAGGACACGCTCTACGCGCACGCCATGCGGCAGTTCTACACCCGGTGCCGCGTCTCCGGCACCGTCGACTTCGTCTTCGGCAACTCCGCCACCGTGCTCCACGACACCGCGTTGACCGTCGTGCCGCGGCAGCTCCACCCGGAGAAGGGCGAGAACGACGCCGTCACCGCGCAGGGCCGCACCGACCCGGCGCAGCCCACGGGGATCGTGCTCCGCGGCTGCCTCGTCAACGGCAGCGACGACTACATGGCGATGTACCGGCAGAACCCCGGCGTGCACCACGTCTACCTGGGCCGCCCCTGGAAGGAGTACTCGCGCACGGTGTACGTCGGCTGCACGCTCTCCGAGATCGTGCAGCCGCGCGGGTGGATGGCCTGGAACGGCGACTTCGCGCTCAAGACGCTCTACTACGGCGAGTACGAGAGCGccggccccggcggcgccggcgccggcgggagcAGGATTGGGTGGAGCAGCCAGGTGCCCAAGGACCACGTCGGCGTGTACAGCGTCGCCAGCTTCATACAGGGTGACAAGTGGATACCCAAAGTACAGTAG
- the LOC102719160 gene encoding protein trichome berefringence-like 7 yields the protein MVTGSFSRSTSARLTARGGVGSPRVSAAAAAAHRKWWAPSGPSFECAALAFFLSAVALVLSCALYLYVFRYLGRSHVVAEFAGENLESCDVFDGSWVPDGRYPLYNSSECPFAERGFNCLANGRKDTGYLKWRWKPRGCDLPRFSARDVLERLRGKRIVFVGDSMSRTQWESFICMLMAGVEDPKTVYEVNGNQISKTIRFLGVRFASFNLNVEFFRSVFLVQQSPAPRLGPKRVRAILKLDRMDNISRKWENADVLIFNSGHWWTPGKLFDMGCYFEAGGLLKLGTSINSAFKMALETWASWVKKKVDLKRTHVFFRTYEPSHWSGSNQKVCEVTEFPMAEAKGDDRSEFGDILAGVVVNTSVPATILNVTLMGAFRSDAHIGIWSHPSTILDCSHWCLPGVPDAWNELVISHLLTNGWRTLAG from the exons atggTGACCGGGAGCTTTAGCAGGAGCACATCGGCGCGGCTCACAGCGAGGGGCGGCGTTGGGAGCCCGCGGGTgtctgcggctgcggcggccgcgcACCGTAAGTGGTGGGCGCCCTCGGGTCCATCGTTCGAGTGCGCCGCCTTGGCCTTCTTcctctccgccgtcgctcTCGTGCTCTCCTGCGCGCTGTATCTGTATGTGTTCCGGTACCTGGGCCGTAGCCATGTGGTCGCGGAGTTCGCCGGCGAGAATCTAGAGTCCTGCGACGTGTTCGACGGAAGCTGGGTGCCTGATGGGAGGTATCCCTTGTACAATAGCTCCGAGTGCCCATTTGCGGAGAGGGGATTCAATTGCCTTGCAAATGGGAGGAAGGACACCGGCTACCTGAAATGGCGGTGGAAGCCAAGGGGGTGCGACTTGCCGCGGTTCAGTGCCCGGGATGTGTTGGAACGGCTGAGGGGGAAGAGGATTGTGTTCGTGGGGGACTCCATGAGCCGAACTCAGTGGGAATCTTTCATCTGCATGCTCATGGCAGGTGTTGAGGACCCTAAGACAGTTTATGAGGTTAATGGCAATCAGATCTCAAAGACAATCCGGTTTTTAGGAGTGAGGTTTGCGTCATTCAACCTGAATGTAGAGTTCTTCAGGTCGGTGTTCCTTGTACAACAGAGCCCCGCACCTCGCCTTGGGCCTAAAAGGGTCCGAGCCATTCTCAAGCTTGATAGGATGGATAATATCAGCCGGAAATGGGAGAATGCTGATGTGCTTATTTTCAACTCAGGGCATTGGTGGACTCCCGGCAAATTGTTTGATAT GGGCTGCTATTTTGAAGCTGGAGGTTTGCTTAAACTGGGGACATCCATTAATTCTGCTTTCAAAATGGCACTTGAAACATGGGCTTCCTGGGTGAAGAAAAAGGTGGATTTGAAACGAACACATGTCTTCTTCCGCACATATGAGCCATCTCATTGGAG TGGTTCTAATCAAAAGGTATGTGAAGTAACTGAATTTCCTATGGCTGAAGCCAAAGGAGATGATAGAAGTGAATTTGGAGATATACTCGCTGGTGTTGTGGTGAACACGAGTGTTCCTGCTACTATCCTGAATGTGACTTTGATGGGGGCCTTCCGAAGCGATGCTCATATTGGTATATGGAGTCATCCTTCAACCATACTTGATTGCAGTCACTGGTGCCTTCCTGGAGTGCCAGATGCTTGGAATGAACTGGTAATTTCGCACCTTCTGACAAATG GTTGGCGAACGTTGGCTGGCTGA
- the LOC102719536 gene encoding stearoyl-[acyl-carrier-protein] 9-desaturase 1, chloroplastic: protein MQVARTVRLSGGGAPVARPPPSRRQCRVSAAVLTAAPVTTTTARRRVTHSMPPEKAEVFRSLEGWAATSLLPLLKPVEECWQPTDFLPDSSSEMFEDQVRELRARAAGLPDEYFVVLVGDMITEEALPTYQTMINTLDGVRDETGASACPWAVWTRTWTAEENRHGDILGKYMYLSGRVDMRMVEKTVQYLIGSGMDPGTENNPYLGFVYTSFQERATAVSHGNTARLAKVHGDDVLARTCGTIAADEKRHETAYGRIVEQLLHLDPDGAMLAIADMMHKRITMPAHLMHDGRDLNLFDHFAAVAQRLGVYTARDYADIVEFLVKRWKLETLEGGLSGEGRRARDFVCGLAQRMRRAAERAEDRAKKDEQRKVKFSWIFDREVIV from the exons ATGCAGGTCGCGAGAACAGTGCGTCTCAGTGGGGGTGGCGCGCCGGTGGCGCGGCCTCCGCCCTCGCGCCGGCAATGCCGCGTGTCCGCGGCGGTGCTGACGGCCGcgccggtgacgacgacgacggcgcggcgccgggtgACGCACTCGATGCCGCCGGAGAAGGCGGAGGTGTTTCGGTCGCTGGaggggtgggcggcgacgtcgctgctgccgctgctcaaGCCCGTGGAGGAGTGCTGGCAGCCGACGGATTTCTTGCCGGACTCGTCGTCGGAGATGTTCGAGGACCAGGTGCGCGAGCtgcgggcgcgcgcggcggggctGCCCGACGAGTACTTCGTCGTGCTGGTGGGGGACATGATCACGGAGGAGGCGCTGCCGACGTACCAGACCATGATCAACACGCTCGACGGCGTCCGCGACGAGACCGGCGCCAGCGCCTGCCCCTGGGCCGTCTGGACGCGCACCTGGACCGCCGAGGAGAACCGCCACGGCGACATCCTCGGCAAGTACATGTACCTCTCCGGCCGCGTCGACATGCGCATGGTCGAGAAGACTGTCCAGTACCTCATCGGCTCCGGCATG GACCCAGGGACGGAGAACAACCCGTACCTGGGGTTCGTGTACACGAGCTTCCAGGAGCGCGCCACGGCCGTGTCGCACGGCAACACGGCGCGCCTCGCCAAGGTGCACGGTGACGACGTCCTGGCGCGCACCTGCggcaccatcgccgccgacgagaagCGTCACGAGACGGCGTACGGGCGCATCGTGGAGCAGCTGCTGCACCTCGACCCGGACGGCGCCAtgctcgccatcgccgacaTGATGCACAAGCGGATCACCATGCCCGCGCACCTCATGCACGACGGCCGCGACCTAAACCTGTTCGACCATTTCGCCGCCGTTGCTCAGCGCCTCGGGGTCTACACCGCGCGCGACTACGCCGACATCGTCGAGTTCCTCGTCAAGCGGTGGAAGCTGGAGACCCTGGAGGGCGGGCTCTCCGGCGAGGGCCGGAGGGCCCGGGACTTCGTGTGCGGGCTCGCGCAGAGGATGCGGCGGGCCGCGGAGCGGGCTGAGGACAGGGCCAAGAAGGATGAGCAGAGGAAGGTCAAGTTCAGCTGGATCTTTGATAGGGAAGTGATTGTCTAG
- the LOC102708863 gene encoding pentatricopeptide repeat-containing protein At3g21470 encodes MAANRARQLHGLYLTRGCRDPDKWADLAKDYASNAFLREAAIIYTKHLPQRTHHLPLLIVLLKATASRPDPGLGRALHAEAVKSANARDLLVGTTLVSAYCKCGLLADARRLFDGMPDRNPVTCNAMLSGYAAAGDMVKAEALFAAMGSRSPVTWATLIRGFAEKGDVAEARRWFEATPPGMRTVVTWTVLVNGYVAAGDMETARELFDKMPARNAFVWSSMVTGYFKGGDADEAQAVFDRIPVRNLVNWNALIAGYAKIGCCEKALEAFQSMLDDRIKPDEFTMAGMLSACAQLGSLEQARKVHKFIIEHRIRKNQFVLNGLVDMFAKCGDLAFARKIFDNMQWRNTECWNSMISALASHGQIAEAIQLFSEMECSAQKPNEITLLAVLGACTHGGFVDEGLRIFNKFDVYGVAARVEHYGCLVDLLGRAGRLREAYEIVKKMLAEPNEVIWGSLLGACRVHGDADMSELVSSEISRLHSRRVSTNDAEYILMSNIMASSKRWEQAERMRRKMALHGVGKTPGCSSVEFDIPEHKYA; translated from the coding sequence ATGGCGGCCAACCGAGCGAGGCAGCTCCACGGCCTTTACCTGACGAGAGGGTGCCGTGACCCTGACAAGTGGGCAGACCTCGCCAAGGACTACGCCTCCAATGCCTTCCTCCGTGAAGCCGCCATCATCTACACGAAGCACCTGCCCCAGCGAACGCACCACCTTCCCCTCCTCATCGTCCTCCTCAAGGCCACCGCCTCCCGCCCGGATCCCGGCCTCGGCAGGGCCCTCCACGCGGAGGCCGTGAAATCCGCCAACGCCCGCGACCTGCTCGTCGGCACCACGCTGGTGTCCGCGTACTGCAAGTGCGGCCTCCTGGCCGACGCGCGCCGCCTGTTCGACGGAATGCCGGACCGGAACCCCGTGACGTGCAACGCCATGCTCTCCGGGTACGCCGCGGCGGGCGACATGGTCAAGGCGGAGGCGCTGTTCGCCGCCATGGGCTCGCGGTCGCCCGTCACGTGGGCGACGCTGATCCGGGGGTTCGCGGAGAAGGGCGACGtggcggaggcgcggcggtggttcGAGGCCACGCCGCCGGGCATGCGGACCGTCGTCACGTGGACCGTGCTCGTGAACGGCTACGTGGCCGCGGGGGACATGGAGACCGCGAGGGAGCTGTTCGACAAGATGCCCGCGCGGAACGCGTTCGTGTGGTCGTCTATGGTCACCGGGTACTTCAAGGGTGGCGATGCTGACGAAGCGCAGGCGGTATTCGACAGAATCCCCGTCCGGAACCTGGTGAACTGGAACGCGCTGATAGCCGGGTACGCGAAAATAGGGTGCTGCGAGAAGGCACTGGAAGCATTTCAGTCGATGCTGGACGACAGGATAAAGCCAGACGAGTTCACCATGGCAGGCATGCTCTCTGCCTGCGCACAGCTCGGTTCGCTGGAGCAAGCGAGGAAGGTTCACAAATTCATCATCGAGCACCGTATCCGGAAGAACCAGTTCGTTCTGAATGGCCTTGTCGACATGTTCGCCAAATGCGGCGACCTTGCCTTCGCCCGAAAGATTTTCGACAACATGCAATGGAGGAACACCGAATGCTGGAACTCGATGATCTCTGCACTTGCCAGCCATGGACAGATCGCTGAGGCTATTCAACTCTTCTCCGAGATGGAGTGTTCAGCACAAAAGCCTAATGAGATCACACTTCTCGCTGTGCTTGGTGCTTGCACACACGGAGGATTCGTAGATGAGGGACTAAGAATCTTCAACAAGTTCGATGTGTATGGGGTTGCTGCTCGAGTGGAGCATTACGGGTGCCTAGTTGATCTCTTGGGCCGTGCTGGAAGATTGAGGGAAGCCTACGAGATTGTCAAGAAAATGCTTGCTGAACCCAACGAGGTGATCTGGGGCTCCTTGCTCGGAGCTTGCAGGGTGCACGGTGATGCAGACATGTCTGAACTGGTATCAAGCGAGATCAGCCGATTGCACTCTCGTCGTGTGTCAACCAACGATGCAGAGTACATATTGATGTCAAATATCATGGCCTCGTCGAAGAGGTGGGAGCAGGCAGAACGCATGAGGAGAAAGATGGCGCTCCATGGAGTCGGGAAGACTCCAGGTTGCAGTTCAGTTGAGTTTGACATTCCTGAACACAAGTACGCGTAG